The following coding sequences are from one Paenibacillus tundrae window:
- a CDS encoding glycoside hydrolase family 3 C-terminal domain-containing protein, with amino-acid sequence MSTNLIGVPLEGFADFSRTVAAEGAVLLRNKGNILPLQHNENVSVFGRIQVNYYRSGTGSGGSVHVAYTTNLLDGLRNKTNLTVNEELASVYEKWIEANPFDDGGKVWAAEPWNQKEMPLTDELVAQARSKSTKAIIVIGRTAGEDQDNADAPGSYQLTEDEQAMLKQVTNHFEQTIVVLNVSNIIDMSWLDDESYVHPIQAVIYSWHGGMEGGNAIADVLAGDVTPSGKLTDTIAYSIDDYPSTSNYGNEFKNLYQEDIYVGYRYFETFRPEKVQFEFGYGLSYTTFATEFEEAKSVSREGESFLEVNVNVTNTGNTYAGKEVIQVYYEAPQGKLGQPLKSLAAFGKTKLLQPGASERLKISFPVHTMASYDDEGVTGHASAYVLEEGTYRLHVGTSVKQVEHVLVDGQEGYVVEALQVVEQLQEVMAPTEDFTRMKPGARKDDGSYELVYTAVPKRQVSMADRIQQNLPQALEQTGNQGYKLRDVKDGQVSLETFIAQLSDQDLAAIIRGEGMSSPLVTSGTASAFGGVSDSLFNYGIPVACTADGPSGIRMDSGEKATQVSIGTLLAATWNTELVEELYVLEGQELLRNQVDTLLGPGLNIRRSPLNGRNFEYFSEDPLISGVFAAACTKGIMKGGSNATLKHFACNNQEKHRSKVDAVVSERALREIYLKGFEIAVKQGGANSIMTSYNPINGHWAASNYDLNTTVLRGEWDFQGIVMTDWWAIMNDVVEGGEADRKYTNWMIRAQNDLYMVVPNYGAEINGWDDNTIESLENGTLTRGELQRSAMNICTFIMNAPVFSRKHEILETIASFQANESLSTQQAQPLAENTQVKPAVNEPVYMKVDQAGQYRIIVQIMSPEPELAQSACNVLLNDQLMTTIQTNGTEGKWIRQKLVKVELAAGVYELKLDFTKPGLQIDWIEFKPL; translated from the coding sequence TTGAGCACAAATTTAATCGGCGTTCCATTGGAAGGGTTTGCAGACTTTAGTCGAACAGTTGCGGCAGAAGGTGCAGTATTGTTAAGAAACAAGGGGAATATTCTTCCGCTTCAGCATAACGAAAACGTTTCAGTTTTTGGCCGAATCCAGGTTAATTACTATCGCAGCGGTACAGGTTCAGGAGGAAGCGTACATGTAGCATATACAACGAACTTGTTAGACGGATTACGCAACAAAACGAATCTAACCGTGAATGAGGAGCTCGCTTCGGTATATGAGAAGTGGATTGAAGCCAACCCATTCGATGATGGTGGCAAAGTATGGGCGGCAGAGCCATGGAATCAGAAGGAAATGCCTCTGACTGACGAATTGGTAGCACAGGCGAGAAGCAAATCTACCAAAGCCATTATCGTCATCGGACGTACAGCAGGTGAAGATCAGGATAACGCAGACGCACCTGGAAGCTATCAGTTGACGGAAGATGAGCAAGCAATGCTGAAGCAGGTGACGAATCATTTTGAACAGACGATTGTGGTGCTAAACGTTTCTAACATCATTGATATGAGCTGGCTGGATGACGAGAGCTATGTGCATCCCATTCAAGCGGTCATCTACTCATGGCATGGGGGGATGGAAGGTGGTAACGCCATTGCTGATGTATTGGCAGGAGACGTTACGCCAAGTGGTAAATTAACCGATACGATTGCGTATTCCATTGATGATTATCCTTCAACGAGCAACTACGGGAATGAGTTCAAGAACCTATACCAGGAAGATATTTACGTAGGCTATCGTTATTTCGAAACGTTTCGACCTGAGAAAGTTCAATTTGAATTCGGTTATGGGCTATCGTACACCACATTTGCAACCGAATTTGAAGAGGCCAAAAGTGTCTCTAGAGAAGGAGAGTCCTTCCTTGAAGTGAATGTAAACGTAACCAATACAGGAAATACGTATGCAGGCAAAGAAGTTATTCAGGTGTACTACGAAGCACCCCAAGGCAAGCTAGGGCAACCTCTAAAATCATTAGCTGCATTTGGGAAAACCAAATTGCTTCAGCCGGGAGCATCGGAGCGTCTGAAGATCAGCTTCCCGGTTCATACGATGGCATCTTACGATGATGAGGGTGTAACCGGTCACGCATCTGCGTATGTATTAGAAGAAGGCACGTATCGCTTGCATGTGGGGACAAGTGTCAAACAAGTAGAACACGTTCTTGTTGACGGTCAAGAAGGCTATGTGGTCGAGGCGCTTCAGGTTGTAGAGCAGCTTCAAGAAGTTATGGCGCCGACAGAAGACTTTACACGTATGAAGCCAGGTGCACGCAAGGATGACGGTTCATACGAACTGGTGTACACAGCGGTACCGAAACGCCAAGTTTCCATGGCTGACCGAATTCAGCAGAATCTGCCGCAAGCCTTGGAGCAAACCGGGAATCAGGGTTACAAGCTGAGAGATGTAAAGGATGGCCAAGTGAGTCTAGAAACCTTTATTGCTCAGTTAAGTGATCAAGACCTGGCTGCCATTATTAGAGGTGAAGGAATGAGTAGTCCACTCGTTACCTCTGGTACGGCATCTGCATTTGGTGGGGTTAGCGACAGTCTGTTCAATTACGGCATTCCAGTGGCGTGTACGGCAGACGGCCCATCAGGTATTCGTATGGATAGTGGAGAGAAGGCAACGCAGGTTTCCATTGGAACGCTGTTAGCAGCTACGTGGAATACAGAGCTTGTCGAAGAACTGTATGTGTTGGAAGGGCAGGAACTCTTGAGAAATCAAGTAGACACATTGCTGGGGCCTGGATTGAATATCCGCCGCAGTCCGCTGAATGGACGTAACTTTGAGTACTTCTCAGAAGATCCGCTGATTTCGGGCGTATTTGCTGCGGCATGTACGAAAGGCATCATGAAGGGCGGTTCTAACGCTACGTTGAAGCACTTTGCATGTAATAACCAAGAGAAGCACCGGAGTAAAGTTGACGCCGTTGTATCTGAACGTGCGCTCCGCGAGATTTATTTGAAAGGCTTCGAGATCGCTGTGAAACAAGGCGGCGCGAATTCGATCATGACTTCCTACAACCCGATTAACGGTCACTGGGCAGCTTCTAATTATGATCTGAACACAACCGTTCTTCGAGGAGAATGGGACTTCCAGGGAATCGTGATGACCGACTGGTGGGCGATTATGAATGATGTCGTTGAAGGTGGAGAAGCTGACCGGAAATACACCAACTGGATGATCCGCGCTCAGAATGATCTGTACATGGTTGTTCCTAACTATGGTGCAGAGATTAACGGCTGGGATGACAACACCATCGAGTCTTTGGAAAATGGAACCTTAACTCGTGGGGAGCTACAGCGCTCTGCTATGAACATCTGTACATTCATTATGAATGCGCCAGTCTTCTCTCGAAAACATGAGATTTTGGAGACCATTGCTTCATTCCAAGCGAATGAATCTCTTTCAACCCAACAGGCTCAACCGCTCGCTGAGAATACACAAGTGAAACCTGCTGTGAACGAACCTGTATATATGAAGGTAGACCAAGCAGGACAATATCGAATCATCGTACAGATCATGTCTCCAGAGCCTGAGCTTGCTCAAAGTGCTTGTAATGTGCTGTTGAACGACCAATTGATGACAACGATCCAAACGAATGGTACGGAAGGAAAATGGATCAGACAGAAGCTTGTCAAAGTAGAGCTTGCAGCCGGCGTGTACGAATTGAAGTTAGATTTCACTAAACCAGGCTTGCAGATCGACTGGATCGAGTTTAAACCACTGTAA
- a CDS encoding low temperature requirement protein A: MMEKKVTWLELFYDLLFVAAVAKASHVLLHAEHGVITFEYLMKFVLIFIPVWWAWVGQTLFINRYGQDIFIHRVFLILQLLSVMVMTASLSVDFDQHYLSFFVGYIGSRVFTMIQYFTIHKSKSEQQQQAARFLGQCFLIGILISTSSLFFDSWLRYVILYAGIAVDIILPLIGRKKLVKVPIHTHHLLERFALFTLILLGESVVSIIAVLQLDHWDLKSVLFIAFTSVFVIALWWQYFDNVEKKVSKEIQTAGQAIIYGHLFIYISMSMIAASIQLLYLNKLNYLFMLGFVFGSVLLYFMSTSLVFHRYRYTHMRLRPYHLAIMLGVIGTFIIIDLIYRVPNYAIVGENMAFFLIYAKMTT; this comes from the coding sequence ATTATGGAGAAGAAGGTTACCTGGCTAGAGCTATTCTACGATCTGCTTTTTGTAGCTGCGGTGGCCAAAGCGAGTCATGTGTTGTTACATGCCGAACATGGAGTGATTACATTTGAATATCTGATGAAATTTGTATTGATTTTCATTCCAGTCTGGTGGGCATGGGTGGGTCAGACCTTATTTATCAATCGGTATGGCCAGGATATCTTCATCCATCGAGTATTTCTCATCCTACAGCTCCTGTCTGTTATGGTGATGACAGCGAGTCTCTCGGTTGATTTTGACCAGCATTATCTATCCTTCTTCGTGGGTTATATCGGTTCTAGGGTATTCACGATGATTCAATATTTCACAATCCATAAGTCTAAGAGTGAGCAGCAGCAACAAGCCGCTCGTTTCCTAGGTCAATGTTTTCTCATCGGGATATTAATCTCGACCAGCTCTTTGTTCTTTGATTCATGGCTTAGATACGTGATTCTGTACGCTGGGATTGCGGTAGATATTATTCTTCCTTTGATCGGTCGCAAAAAACTGGTGAAGGTGCCGATCCACACGCATCATTTATTGGAACGGTTCGCGTTGTTTACACTCATTCTGCTGGGTGAATCGGTAGTTAGTATTATTGCGGTATTACAACTGGATCACTGGGATCTGAAGTCAGTACTGTTCATCGCATTTACATCTGTATTTGTTATTGCACTGTGGTGGCAGTACTTTGACAACGTAGAGAAGAAGGTCAGCAAAGAAATACAGACGGCTGGTCAAGCAATTATATATGGACACTTGTTCATCTACATCTCTATGAGCATGATTGCAGCTTCAATTCAACTGTTGTATCTGAATAAACTCAATTATTTGTTCATGCTGGGCTTTGTGTTTGGATCAGTACTGTTGTACTTTATGTCCACGTCGCTGGTGTTTCACCGTTACAGATATACACATATGCGACTGAGACCATATCATTTGGCGATTATGCTTGGCGTCATTGGAACCTTTATCATCATAGATCTAATTTATCGTGTGCCGAATTATGCAATTGTAGGAGAGAACATGGCGTTCTTCCTCATCTATGCCAAAATGACAACATGA
- a CDS encoding ring-cleaving dioxygenase → MTLQTAGIHHITAFAGDPQANVDFYAGILGLRLVKKTVNFDAPDVYHLYFGDEGGSPGTIITFFPAAGSPKGKIGGGQVGITSYVIPPGSMDFWQDRLESYNIQVTRTSRFNEQFLQFEDSEGLRLELVERQEGANSTWAHEGIATDQAIKGFGGAVLFSVNPARTMDALDKILGFTKVGEDQEYVRYQSFGEIGNVIDVPVARMPLGVGGAGTVHHIAWRAKDDQEHQQWGEAVYQYGYQPTPVRDRQYFNAIYFREAGGILFEIATDPPGFAKDEPVETLGQKLMLPEWFEKYRTQIEDNLQPIQVRTLEPARTAIPMETTV, encoded by the coding sequence ATGACACTTCAAACCGCAGGTATCCACCACATTACAGCTTTTGCAGGAGATCCACAGGCCAATGTTGACTTCTATGCAGGTATTCTCGGACTTCGTTTGGTGAAAAAAACAGTTAACTTCGATGCTCCTGACGTATACCATCTGTACTTTGGTGACGAAGGCGGAAGCCCAGGAACGATCATCACGTTCTTCCCAGCAGCCGGATCTCCAAAAGGTAAAATTGGCGGCGGTCAGGTAGGGATTACCTCTTATGTCATTCCTCCTGGGTCTATGGACTTCTGGCAAGATCGTTTAGAAAGTTATAATATTCAGGTAACGAGAACAAGCCGTTTCAACGAACAATTCCTTCAATTCGAAGATAGCGAAGGCCTGCGGCTTGAGCTGGTTGAGCGGCAAGAGGGTGCTAATAGCACTTGGGCGCATGAAGGGATTGCAACCGACCAAGCCATTAAAGGATTTGGAGGTGCCGTATTATTCAGCGTCAATCCGGCAAGAACAATGGATGCACTGGATAAAATCCTTGGATTCACCAAAGTAGGTGAAGATCAGGAGTATGTACGTTATCAGTCTTTTGGTGAGATTGGCAATGTAATTGATGTGCCTGTGGCTCGTATGCCGCTTGGCGTAGGCGGGGCTGGTACGGTTCACCATATCGCATGGCGTGCCAAAGATGATCAGGAGCATCAACAGTGGGGCGAGGCTGTATATCAATATGGCTATCAACCAACACCAGTGCGGGATCGTCAGTACTTTAACGCTATTTATTTCAGAGAAGCCGGAGGCATCCTGTTCGAGATTGCTACAGATCCACCTGGATTTGCGAAAGATGAGCCTGTAGAAACGTTGGGTCAAAAATTAATGCTGCCAGAATGGTTCGAGAAATACCGTACACAGATTGAAGACAATCTGCAACCGATCCAAGTTCGTACGTTGGAACCAGCACGTACAGCCATCCCAATGGAAACGACCGTTTAA